One Chanodichthys erythropterus isolate Z2021 chromosome 22, ASM2448905v1, whole genome shotgun sequence DNA window includes the following coding sequences:
- the dennd1a gene encoding DENN domain-containing protein 1A isoform X3 yields MGSRIKESPGSTFEVYMEVVHSGTAGSGPEVRRSFPDTYADQETLQTIPRFCFPFNMDSMAVGQVGQNFTFVLTDIESKQRFGFCRLSSGAHSCHCILSYLPWFEVFYKLLNILADYTTKGQVSGDSQWKELLESLHTLNIPDPGVPVHLSVHLFFTVPDPRELPSIPENRNLTEYFVAVDVNNMLHLYASMLYERRILISCSKLSTLTACVHGAAAMLYPMYWQHVYIPVLPQHLLDYCCAPMPYLIGVHSSLMEKVRGMALDDVVLLNVDTNTLETPFDDLQSLPNDVVSSLKNRLRKVSSTTGDGVARAFLKAQAALFGSYRNALHIEPEEPITFSEETFITHRSSTMRQFLQNAIQLQFFKQFIDGRLELLNSGEGFSDQFEEEINMGEYAGSDKTYQWLFTVKKGSGAILNTVKTKANPAMKTVYKFAKDHAKMGIKEVKSRLKQKELAENGYSEEPGSTHLPSTHSKDSLTWDQRRPITVHFGQARPPRPLVAKRPRSNIAVEGSPEHYVRPTRHYTVFLCEDSSGDELSQDDDSIAAFPEHFLLSAPFEWPQPYRSLKEAELVEEGEEVGERFQGNTAPSSPVLDKFSDLSLLQDAFRSQQGEPECKETTNTTKPSLSTHSTLSSARSLEELRADPQYANFNYQRMDLSSGERTRTLPGLKTANPYNKLWTQREDPSTLLGRESPSWERPLSVPPLEPPEARPPSRDSSNPSGEKTEGACITIPRPQGRKTPEPGAVLAPAVTLLRGVKQASEKEGGVSTGGQEFRQALNMSPHSQTQTQADLLKPNEPNDGQGQDLLSLLDPLCGAMKNEATPSLSKPPIPPRPNPPNLPTFPPPVSLNPFTQPSQYPPQRHYSPVAPRNPFTPAYMHPPGANYFPSSARPLSVFGQASAVGVTPTGGAWSIGRFPPSSSSSGSLSSLLDSPAPATPAQSAQVSTDTPHDPFSDLLTMATTPTSMATPPPKKVEDLRRRWETFD; encoded by the exons GAAACGCTACAGACTATCCCAAGGTTTTGTTTCCCCTTCAATATGGACAG TATGGCAGTGGGCCAGGTGGGGCAGAACTTCACATTTGTTCTAACGGATATTGAAAGTAAACAGCGTTTCGGTTTCTGTCGGCTCTCATCGGGAGCGCACAGCTGCCACTGCATCCTCAG CTACCTGCCCTGGTTTGAGGTGTTTTACAAGCTGTTGAATATCCTGGCAGACTACACAACCAAAGGACAGGTCAGTGGT GACAGTCAATGGAAAGAGTTGTTAGAGTCCCTTCATACATTAAACATCCCTGATCCTGGAGTGCCTGTGCATTTGAGTGTG CATTTGTTTTTCACAGTGCCTGATCCTAGGGAATTACCCAGTATACCTGAAAAT aGAAATCTGACCGAGTATTTCGTAGCTGTGGATGTTAATAACATGCTGCATCTGTACGCTAGCATGCTGTATGAAAGACGAATCCTCATTAGCTGCAGCAAGCTGAGCACT TTAACCGCATGTGTTCATGGCGCGGCAGCCATGTTATATCCCATGTACTGGCAGCATGTTTACATTCCAGTTCTGCCACAGCATTTATTAGACTACTGCTG cGCTCCAATGCCGTACCTCATCGGGGTGCATTCCAGTCTTATGGAG AAGGTGCGAGGTATGGCTTTAGATGATGTGGTACTTCTCAATGTAGACACAAACACTCTTGAAACGCCGTTTGATGACCTGCAAAGCCTTCCTAATGATGTG GTTTCTTCGTTAAAGAACCGCCTAAGAAAAGTTTCCTCAACGACAGGAGATGGGGTGGCCAGGGCGTTTCTGAAGGCACAGGCAGCTCTGTTTGGTAGTTATAGGAACGCACTACACATTGAACCG GAGGAGCCAATCACTTTCAGTGAGGAAACGTTCATCACACACAGATCCAGCACAATGAGACAGTTTCTCCAGAACGCTATCCAGCTACAGTTCTTTAAACAG tttATAGATGGCCGTCTAGAGCTATTGAACTCTGGTGAAGGGTTCAGTGATCAGTTTGAGGAGGAGATCAACATGGGCGAGTATGCTG GCAGTGATAAGACATATCAGTGGCTTTTCACAGTGAAG AAGGGCAGTGGGGCCATCTTAAACACGGTGAAGACAAAGGCAAATCCTGCAAtgaagacagtttacaaattt GCCAAAGACCATGCCAAGATGGGCATCAAAGAAGTCAAGAGTAGACTCAAACAAAAG GAGCTTGCAGAGAATGGCTACTCAGAAGAGCCTGGCTCCACCCACTTACCCTCCACACACAGCAAAGACTCCCTCACCTGGGACCAGAGACGTCCAATCACAGTTCACTTTGGGCAG GCTCGACCTCCTCGTCCTCTGGTGGCAAAGAGACCACGCAGTAACATTGCGGTAGAAGGAAGCCCTGAACA TTACGTGCGTCCAACTCGTCACTATACAGTGTTTCTGTGCGAGGACTCTTCGGGTGACGAGCTGTCTCAGGATGACGACTCCATTGCTGCTTTTCCTGAACACTTCCTGCTTTCTGCTCCTTTTGAATG GCCCCAGCCATACAGGTCTCTAAAAGAGGCGGAGCTTGTAGAAGAAGGTGAGGAGGTTGGGGAGCGCTTCCAAGGTAACACTGCTCCGTCCAGCCCTGTGCTAGACAAGTTCTCTGACCTGAGCCTGTTGCAGGATGCCTTCCGTAGTCAGCAGGGGGAACCAGAATGTAAAGAAACCACAAATACTACAAAACCCTCTCTCAGCACACACTCTACACTCAGTTCTGCACGGAGTTTGGAGGAGCTTCGGGCAGACCCACAATATGCCAACTTTAACTATCAG CGGATGGATCTTAGTTCTGGCGAACGCACACGCACTCTCCCAGGTCTTAAGACCGCCAATCCATACAACAAGCTCTGGACCCAACGGGAAGACCCATCTACGTTACTTGGCCGAGAGTCACCGTCCTGGGAGAGACCTCTCTCCGTGCCACCCTTGGAACCCCCTGAGGCACGCCCACCCAGCAGAGACAGCTCAAATCCCAGTGGAGAGAAGACTGAGGGGGCTTGTATCACAATCCCTCGTCCCCAAGGTCGGAAAACACCTGAACCGGGTGCAGTGCTGGCACCAGCTGTTACCCTGCTGCGCGGGGTCAAGCAGGCCAGCGAGAAGGAGGGAGGAGTGTCCACTGGAGGGCAGGAGTTTCGGCAAGCGCTGAACATGTCTCCTCACTCCCAAACACAAACTCAGGCAGACTTGTTGAAGCCTAACGAGCCAAACGATGGACAGGGACAGGACTTGCTCAGCTTGTTGGACCCTCTGTGCGGAGCAATGAAGAATGAGGCTACCCCATCCCTCTCTAAACCCCCTATACCTCCTCGACCCAATCCCCCAAACCTGCCCACCTTCCCCCCTCCAGTGTCACTGAACCCCTTCACCCAACCTTCCCAGTATCCACCACAAAGGCACTATAGTCCTGTTGCCCCACGTAACCCTTTCACCCCAGCCTACATGCATCCCCCAGGTGCAAACTATTTCCCCTCCTCTGCTCGCCCGCTCTCAGTATTTGGTCAGGCATCCGCTGTGGGTGTGACCCCAACAGGAGGGGCGTGGTCAATTGGGCGCTTTCCTCCATCCTCCAGCAGTAGTGGCTCTCTCTCAAGCCTCTTAGACTCGCCTGCTCCGGCTACTCCAGCCCAGTCTGCGCAAGTCTCCACAGACACACCCCATGACCCATTTAGTGACCTTCTTACCATGGCAACCACACCAACTTCAATGGCCActccccccccaaaaaaggttgAGGACTTGCGGAGAAGGTGGGAAACTTTCGATTAG
- the dennd1a gene encoding DENN domain-containing protein 1A isoform X6, with the protein MGSRIKESPGSTFEVYMEVVHSGTAGSGPEVRRSFPDTYADQETLQTIPRFCFPFNMDSMAVGQVGQNFTFVLTDIESKQRFGFCRLSSGAHSCHCILSYLPWFEVFYKLLNILADYTTKGQVSGDSQWKELLESLHTLNIPDPGVPVHLSVHLFFTVPDPRELPSIPENRNLTEYFVAVDVNNMLHLYASMLYERRILISCSKLSTLTACVHGAAAMLYPMYWQHVYIPVLPQHLLDYCCAPMPYLIGVHSSLMEKVRGMALDDVVLLNVDTNTLETPFDDLQSLPNDVVSSLKNRLRKVSSTTGDGVARAFLKAQAALFGSYRNALHIEPEEPITFSEETFITHRSSTMRQFLQNAIQLQFFKQFIDGRLELLNSGEGFSDQFEEEINMGEYAGSDKTYQWLFTVKKGSGAILNTVKTKANPAMKTVYKFAKDHAKMGIKEVKSRLKQKELAENGYSEEPGSTHLPSTHSKDSLTWDQRRPITVHFGQTEQAPSPRPLRPQRPPPPHPSKLQRNTRPARPPRPLVAKRPRSNIAVEGSPEQPQPYRSLKEAELVEEGEEVGERFQGNTAPSSPVLDKFSDLSLLQDAFRSQQGEPECKETTNTTKPSLSTHSTLSSARSLEELRADPQYANFNYQRMDLSSGERTRTLPGLKTANPYNKLWTQREDPSTLLGRESPSWERPLSVPPLEPPEARPPSRDSSNPSGEKTEGACITIPRPQGRKTPEPGAVLAPAVTLLRGVKQASEKEGGVSTGGQEFRQALNMSPHSQTQTQADLLKPNEPNDGQGQDLLSLLDPLCGAMKNEATPSLSKPPIPPRPNPPNLPTFPPPVSLNPFTQPSQYPPQRHYSPVAPRNPFTPAYMHPPGANYFPSSARPLSVFGQASAVGVTPTGGAWSIGRFPPSSSSSGSLSSLLDSPAPATPAQSAQVSTDTPHDPFSDLLTMATTPTSMATPPPKKVEDLRRRWETFD; encoded by the exons GAAACGCTACAGACTATCCCAAGGTTTTGTTTCCCCTTCAATATGGACAG TATGGCAGTGGGCCAGGTGGGGCAGAACTTCACATTTGTTCTAACGGATATTGAAAGTAAACAGCGTTTCGGTTTCTGTCGGCTCTCATCGGGAGCGCACAGCTGCCACTGCATCCTCAG CTACCTGCCCTGGTTTGAGGTGTTTTACAAGCTGTTGAATATCCTGGCAGACTACACAACCAAAGGACAGGTCAGTGGT GACAGTCAATGGAAAGAGTTGTTAGAGTCCCTTCATACATTAAACATCCCTGATCCTGGAGTGCCTGTGCATTTGAGTGTG CATTTGTTTTTCACAGTGCCTGATCCTAGGGAATTACCCAGTATACCTGAAAAT aGAAATCTGACCGAGTATTTCGTAGCTGTGGATGTTAATAACATGCTGCATCTGTACGCTAGCATGCTGTATGAAAGACGAATCCTCATTAGCTGCAGCAAGCTGAGCACT TTAACCGCATGTGTTCATGGCGCGGCAGCCATGTTATATCCCATGTACTGGCAGCATGTTTACATTCCAGTTCTGCCACAGCATTTATTAGACTACTGCTG cGCTCCAATGCCGTACCTCATCGGGGTGCATTCCAGTCTTATGGAG AAGGTGCGAGGTATGGCTTTAGATGATGTGGTACTTCTCAATGTAGACACAAACACTCTTGAAACGCCGTTTGATGACCTGCAAAGCCTTCCTAATGATGTG GTTTCTTCGTTAAAGAACCGCCTAAGAAAAGTTTCCTCAACGACAGGAGATGGGGTGGCCAGGGCGTTTCTGAAGGCACAGGCAGCTCTGTTTGGTAGTTATAGGAACGCACTACACATTGAACCG GAGGAGCCAATCACTTTCAGTGAGGAAACGTTCATCACACACAGATCCAGCACAATGAGACAGTTTCTCCAGAACGCTATCCAGCTACAGTTCTTTAAACAG tttATAGATGGCCGTCTAGAGCTATTGAACTCTGGTGAAGGGTTCAGTGATCAGTTTGAGGAGGAGATCAACATGGGCGAGTATGCTG GCAGTGATAAGACATATCAGTGGCTTTTCACAGTGAAG AAGGGCAGTGGGGCCATCTTAAACACGGTGAAGACAAAGGCAAATCCTGCAAtgaagacagtttacaaattt GCCAAAGACCATGCCAAGATGGGCATCAAAGAAGTCAAGAGTAGACTCAAACAAAAG GAGCTTGCAGAGAATGGCTACTCAGAAGAGCCTGGCTCCACCCACTTACCCTCCACACACAGCAAAGACTCCCTCACCTGGGACCAGAGACGTCCAATCACAGTTCACTTTGGGCAG ACTGAGCAGGCACCCTCCCCACGGCCCCTGCGGCCACAACGCCCCCCTCCCCCCCATCCCTCCAAACTGCAGCGCAACACACGACCA GCTCGACCTCCTCGTCCTCTGGTGGCAAAGAGACCACGCAGTAACATTGCGGTAGAAGGAAGCCCTGAACA GCCCCAGCCATACAGGTCTCTAAAAGAGGCGGAGCTTGTAGAAGAAGGTGAGGAGGTTGGGGAGCGCTTCCAAGGTAACACTGCTCCGTCCAGCCCTGTGCTAGACAAGTTCTCTGACCTGAGCCTGTTGCAGGATGCCTTCCGTAGTCAGCAGGGGGAACCAGAATGTAAAGAAACCACAAATACTACAAAACCCTCTCTCAGCACACACTCTACACTCAGTTCTGCACGGAGTTTGGAGGAGCTTCGGGCAGACCCACAATATGCCAACTTTAACTATCAG CGGATGGATCTTAGTTCTGGCGAACGCACACGCACTCTCCCAGGTCTTAAGACCGCCAATCCATACAACAAGCTCTGGACCCAACGGGAAGACCCATCTACGTTACTTGGCCGAGAGTCACCGTCCTGGGAGAGACCTCTCTCCGTGCCACCCTTGGAACCCCCTGAGGCACGCCCACCCAGCAGAGACAGCTCAAATCCCAGTGGAGAGAAGACTGAGGGGGCTTGTATCACAATCCCTCGTCCCCAAGGTCGGAAAACACCTGAACCGGGTGCAGTGCTGGCACCAGCTGTTACCCTGCTGCGCGGGGTCAAGCAGGCCAGCGAGAAGGAGGGAGGAGTGTCCACTGGAGGGCAGGAGTTTCGGCAAGCGCTGAACATGTCTCCTCACTCCCAAACACAAACTCAGGCAGACTTGTTGAAGCCTAACGAGCCAAACGATGGACAGGGACAGGACTTGCTCAGCTTGTTGGACCCTCTGTGCGGAGCAATGAAGAATGAGGCTACCCCATCCCTCTCTAAACCCCCTATACCTCCTCGACCCAATCCCCCAAACCTGCCCACCTTCCCCCCTCCAGTGTCACTGAACCCCTTCACCCAACCTTCCCAGTATCCACCACAAAGGCACTATAGTCCTGTTGCCCCACGTAACCCTTTCACCCCAGCCTACATGCATCCCCCAGGTGCAAACTATTTCCCCTCCTCTGCTCGCCCGCTCTCAGTATTTGGTCAGGCATCCGCTGTGGGTGTGACCCCAACAGGAGGGGCGTGGTCAATTGGGCGCTTTCCTCCATCCTCCAGCAGTAGTGGCTCTCTCTCAAGCCTCTTAGACTCGCCTGCTCCGGCTACTCCAGCCCAGTCTGCGCAAGTCTCCACAGACACACCCCATGACCCATTTAGTGACCTTCTTACCATGGCAACCACACCAACTTCAATGGCCActccccccccaaaaaaggttgAGGACTTGCGGAGAAGGTGGGAAACTTTCGATTAG